The following nucleotide sequence is from Juglans microcarpa x Juglans regia isolate MS1-56 chromosome 6D, Jm3101_v1.0, whole genome shotgun sequence.
tAATGGTGTACTAATTATTACAGCACCTTTATTTATGTAAAAGATTTTGTTTTCAAGGAAAGACCAATACCTTTTTTATATTGGGTGGTTTAACAAGCATTTCTTCTTGAGAGCTGTTCAGGGATGGGGCAGTGAAAACCTAGCAAGTTGCTATTCTTATGATGCAGCATCAGCTATGATGCAGCATTTGCTTTGATGTGATCATCTTCCAATTTTGTCAAGGACATCATGCGGATGCAAGGAGATTTTGATCTGAATTCAGTCCAAATATATCCCGAGTCACTCAGAGAAGCTTTGAAGAAGACTATGCTCAGCCAGGAGGTTATATTTCGAAAGCAGGTTTGCAGACACGATCACTGTACTGGTTGATTTATGTGTTGACTTAAGTTAGGATCATGTGTCCTTATTTGATATTAGTTATGCCCCCTTTGTTTGATACCGTAGAATgatttgaatttgttttggaGTCGAACCCTTCATTAGTTTAAGATTACAACTTGTTCAATAGCTACTTAAATTAACTGGACTTCAGAGGTATTTGGGACTCTCTCCTTGAAATACAGCGATGGACCATGCATGTAGTTAAAAGTATAGACAGAAAAGCTGCGAGTTTTCCTTTAATATTTACTCACTTCATCCCTAGAAAGATAGGATTTTGCAAATGTCATGCATtttaatagaagaaaaaaacattcgaTTCTTCTAAAATGCCCTTTAGTAGTTCAAGAAAGTtggatttaaatttgaaaaaggtggtTCAAATCTAAGATATATGAGAAGTTAATGAATGCTTTCATTTATAGGAATCCAATCTGTTTTAGGACTTCTAAAATAGAACACCTTCCATCTATTTTGAGACGGAGGAGGTACTTAATTTTTCTTGCTACTGATTTATCTCCAGGTTGAGGAACTCCATCGATTATATATGATACAGAAGACACTGATGGACAATATTGCCTGGATAGAGTTTGATAGATACAATTCGAGGAAAGCAAGCACCCAATCAAGTCTGTTATGTTCAGCAAATTTGGCAAGATATGAAGCACACATGAAAGAAACAACAATTTCCTCAATTCCCATGGTAAATGGAAAGCTCCAACTTTCAGGATCTTATGAAGAGGGATATTATAGTAATGAGGCAAAagctttgtttttccttttctcaagTAGTTTCTTCATGCATTAAACTCCATGTTTATTGGGACTTACCTTTTGAATGCGTATTAGGTGGCTGTGAATGTATATATCCATCCTCTTTTAATAACTGACCTAAATCTGTTTCAATGATCTGGAATATtttacacttataaaaaaaatgatctggAATATTTTACTGATAATGTGGTGAGCTTGTCCTTCAGGTGGACCCAAAACAATCTACAAGCCACATGTCATTAGAAGGGCACCAGGGTTTCGACTATAATCTTTGGCAGGGGCCTCAAGATCTTCAACTTCCTTCTGATCTGTACTTTAGCAATGTTGGTAAGGATCTTTTGAAGAAAAGGAATATTTTCAATCACTTAAAAGAAGTATTGCTTTTGAAGAACATTTTTGTGCATGTTTTTTCCCTGTGGTGGTAATGTTTCAGATCCAGAGTTGAAGCTCTCCCTGAGCTCTGCCGAGGGAAATTGGAGAGAGAGGAGTGCTAAGAGAAATTGGTTTGATAAAAAAGTTCCACCCTGCCCCCACAACATTATTGACTTAGAAGAGTCAATTTTGAGGGTATCGAATGAGAGTGAACAACATGCACCTTCTTTCAGCTATGCTGCTCTGACAACTCATTCTGGAGGTGAGCGTGAGACAGGATTTTCTATACTTTCTGATCCAGTCATCTCATGTACTGTGAAGAAAGATTTACCGGACAAGATTGCACACATTTGCCCTCTTCTAGATGACCACAAGTGCTGTCAAGagaagaattatttaaagaaagGTACTTTGATCTATCTGCTGGCATAAAGTCATATTCTGAACATGTAGTGTGCAATTAAGCTATGTTTAATCATTAGGATTCAACTTGTCCATATTTTACCCTTCTCCAGAACTTAAAGACTTCCATTTTGGTACCCCAAGTAACAATCTTTCCACCAAGATGCGACAGCCCAGTTTATTTAAAGCAGCACATTTGGACCTTAACAAAGTTCAACTTGATGACTCATCTTGTTGCTCAAATGATCTTTTGTTGGCCCATCCTTCAACAGCCAGTTCAGCACATGTTTTCATTGAGCTATTCGGCAGGGTTCAGGAGGACAATTGTGCATCCATGACTCGgataaaagaaaacgaaaactGCTCAAATGAAGCCTCTGACATACTTCACCAAGATGATGCAGTGAATTCTTTGATAGATTCCAACAGCAAAAGCAAGGTAACAGAAATATGGGCTAGTACTTCAAAGTTTAATGGATTGTGCGGAAGTGAAGTTGGCCTTTGTGAAGACCTTGGCGGACACGGTAGTGAGCCCAATAATGGCAATGTTGGGTTTCTACTGGAACCTTCAAAAAATCTTTTACATGATCCAAATGGTATGTGTATAGCTAGTGGACAGATGAACTTTGAGAAGAGTGAAGAAGATATTATTATACTTGCAAGTTCTTCTCAAAGTCAAAGTACAGTCCAAGGTGGACGTGGCAATGTATCTCCTGCTTCATGCAAGTCCCAGAGCAATGTTGATAATGATTCCAGCAGTGTGAAGACAATGCAATCTGGCATTGAATTAGGTAGTTCAAATCTCTCTCCTTTTGATCAGTTTTCTGGAAACCATGTAGGGTGtcaagttgcagaaactttgtCGGGCAATCAGGACCAAAGATCTTTCGACAGCAGTGAATCAAAACATGAATGCCTCCATAACAAAGAAGAATCATCTGAAGCAGATGCATTGATCCATTGGGCTGCTGAATCACTTGTCCATTTCTCCTTGGAGATCGCATCTGGTAATCAAGATTGTCCTGCCAAAGCAGAACTAACTGAGAAGAAAAATGAGGGGAGGGATCAGCCCCAGTGTTCTTCCGACTCTTTTGAGTTAATTGCTCTAAATCTAAAAGAATGCAATGTCGATGAGTATTCTGTATCATCAAAGCCATTTGAAGTAAATGACATGGAGACAACAGATTTTTCTTCCAAGTTAAGAAGGGGTAGGAGATTGAAAGATTTTCAGAAGGACATACTTCCCGGTCTTGCATCTCTTTCCAGACAGGAAATTCGTGAGGATATAAACATTCTGGAGGGAGTTCTAAGATCTAGAGAGTACCGGAAGATCAGAGCAAGGATGGCTGATGGACAGAGCTGGTGTGCACCCGTGAGAAGCAGACGGTCAAGACTCAATTCTGTTCGAAGGAAAAAATTTTAGCAAAATGTTTTTCTAAGTTGGGAGTGCGATTATATCaaacttctttttaaaatagGAGTGGGTTTTTAACATGGGTTTATCGTGGCCCTTAGTGAGAAAGCTACTAGTTTCGAATCCTTTACGTCTGAtactatttacttttttatactttttgGTCTCTAGTTGTCACTACAACACTTTTCCCTCCTTTCGCTTCTGGGGTTACTTCATGCAGAGGCATTACCctcatttttcttcaatattgCTCCAACTTAAGCTGAGATGAACAGGAGATCAAGTTTCTCTTCAAAACAATCCGGTTTTCTCCTCAACGTGAAGAAAATGAGGCTATTGTTATTAGTGACAAGTAATATGTCAAGAGCAGGTACAAGTTTAATCAAGGTACTGGCGATTTATTCATCAGAAAGCAGTCTTGTGCCAATATCTTCACGGACGAAACGATATCATATTTTCACATTCATATCAAAGTCAAATAGAGTTGGTATATTTCACCGACTCTCGTACGATGGCTTTACCCAGAAAGCATATAAACGTATAAACAAACCATTTTCCCAAGTCTGAATTTCCGCTGCTATTTCATCATCACAATAATGCGGAAATGTCAAAGTTAACcgcaaaacttttttttatcagtccAGTACGGAAGATGAGGTCATTAATTAGCAAGTTTAACACATAATACTAGCTCCAATCTAAACACATAATAAAAGCCTAGCTTCTGGACTTCTGGTTATAAGCACAGGGCGTTTATTCTTCAAATAGAATGAAAAGTTTGTATACAAAACCCGCATGCAGGGTTGCACTTCAAAAACTTGCTCTGTTCTAGGAGATCAAGCATGCATACATAGTCCGGAAAGAATCGCATGTAGTCATTTAGgtaattaatgaaataatgGCTGTTGTGCAAGAATGGAAAATGTTCTGATAATTTTCTCATTGATCTCTTTCAGTACATTGATGATATTTATAagcaagaaaaagaatatttttttataacaaaatttacAGAGAATGATGGGAGAGAGTGACACGTGGATTGCTGGGACCATTCTCGAATGTTCTTGATTCGGATGCAGTGCAGGACCTTGTGCAGGATAGTACTTGAGGTGGAGACGTGGTGTAGGACAGTGCTTAAGGTAGTGCTTGAGGTGAATTCTTTGAGGTGGTGATATTGTTAACATGCCCCTGTGAGCCAAGCAGTCTTGGAAGGACAGTGAGGCTCGACCTTAGAATACAAAACCTGGAAACTGATAAGGGCTTTGTGAAGATGTCTGTAAGTTGATCCTTGCTGGAAAGAAAGGAAACTTGAAGAGCTTTTGCATGAATCCGATCCCGTACAAAATGATAGTCGATGTCAACATGTTTCGTGCGAGTGTGCATCATAGGATTTACAGTCAGATACATGGCTCCCAAATTATCACAATAAAGAATAGGAGGCTTTGACAGAAAAATTCCCAATTCAGATAAAAGACCCTGCAACCATATTACTTCACAAGTAGCATGAGCCAAAGTTTTGTATTCAGCTTCGGTACTAGACCGAGCAATGGTAGCTTGCTTCTTGGAACTCCAACAAACCAGATTTTTACCATAGAAAACACAATATCCCCCAGTAGATTTCCTATCATCTGGGCACCCGGCCCAGTCGGCATCAGAAAAAGCAACCAAGGTAGAAGAAGATGATTGAGTAATAGACAAACCAAGATCCACCGTGTGCTTGAGATAGCGTAAAATATGCTTAACAGCTTGCCAATGAGATAAACAATGAGCATGCATAAAATGACATACCCTATTCACAGAAAAAGCCAAGTCTGGTCTGGTAAACAATAGATATTGTAGGCTCCCAACTACACTTCTATAAAGAGTCGGATCTTCCATAGAGGTGGAGTCAAAAGTTGAAAGCTTTGTGGAGGGTGACATAGGGCTGCTCACAAGTTTACAGTTGCTCATATTAGTTTTCTTTAGCAAATCAAGGATGTATTTACGCTGTGATAAGGTAATACCAGTAGAGTCCCGATGACACTCAATACCCAAAAAATAGTGTAAGGCTCCCAAATCTTTGAGAGGAAAATCCGCAATAACTCAAGAAGTTGAGCTAAAGCATTCGGATGTGACCTCGTGAGGATAACATCATCCACATAGACTAGAAAATAAATGGTCACAGAATTATGACGATAAATGAACAAAGATGTGTCAGATTTGGAGACACTGAACCCAAGTTCCAGAAGACGGGAACTAAGTCTTGCATACTAGGCACGAGGTGCCTGTTTAAGACCGTATAAGGCTCTGTTGAGCTTGCAAACATAGTGTGGAAACTATGGATGAACAAATCCCAGTGGTTGTGACATATATACATGTTCATCCAAGGTaccatgcaaaaatgcattttgcacaTCTAACTGATGAATATTCCATCTAGAAGAAATAGCAATAGAGAGAACCAACCTGATGGATGTGGGTTTTATTATCGGACTGAAGGTCTTTGAATAGTTGATCCCTTCAAGCTGGCTGTAGCCCTTGGCTACAAGTCTGGCTTTTCTCCATTCTATCAAGCCATCTGAAAAATGCTTAGTCTTGAATATCCATCGACAACCTACAAGATTTTGGTTAGAAGATGGTGGAACCAAAGTCCAAGTATTATTAGTCAAAAGAGCATCAAATTCTAGTTGCATAGCCGTGTGCCATTCCTAATGTTTTGAGGCTTCGGTCACAGAGGTGGGTTCTTCAGGTATCTCGACAGAGGTAGCATGAGCTTGAGGATGAGCCCATACAATGGTGCCGTCGGTTCGAAGCTTAGGAAAGTGAAGATGTGATTTGGAATGGGTTTGCATTGGATGGACATTGAGTGAAGGCGACAGGATGGGGAGgattggggaagaagaagacgatgCCCTAGGCAGGATATGCATTTGAGATGGGGGCTGGAAATGGATGTTAATGTGTCGGGTTGGATATTAGAGGATGCAGAGACGTTAGATGGCCTAGTTGTGGATGAATGAGATGGGCTTGATGTAGGAGATGGTGGAATGGTGAGTGTCAGTGAGTGGGTTCGTTGGGGGGCTTGTGATGAGTTGGGCTGGAGATGCAAGGATGATGGCCAAGTAGATTTGGCTGCATTTGGAGACACAATTGGAAGCAAAATTTCGCTCGGAATGGGCTGGGAGTTGACATTCTTATTGGATGCATAGGtaggaaaataaaattgtgattCATCAAACAATACATCTCTAGAGATGTACATCCGTTCAGTTGGTAAATGGAAACAGATGTATCCATGGTGATCCGAACTATATCCCAGAAAAATGCAAGGAAGTGAACGAAAAtccattttatgtttattgtaaGGTCTGAGATTGGGCCAACAAATGCAACCAAAAGATTTTAAGAATTTATAATCAGGTGcctttttgaataatatttcaaatggaGATTTAAAATGTAAAACAGAGGAAGGAAGTCTATTAATCAGAAAAAACTGCAGTAGTAAAGGCATCAGACCAATACATATTTGGAGTGGATGAATGAGCAAGTAAAACCAAGCCAGTCTCAACAATATGTCGGTGTTTGCGTTCAACCGACCCATTTTGGGAATGAGCATATGGACAAGAAAGACGATGAGAAATACCAAAAGAGTGCAAAacagtatttaaatattgatattCACCAGCCCAATCGGAATGTAATGCACGAATTTTAGTATTAAAAAGTGTCTCTACATGACGtttgaaagataaaaaagtaGATGTTACATCAAATTTACATTTCAAAGGGAATAGCCACGTAAATCTACTATAGTCATTTACAAAGGATAGATAGTAGCGAAAACCGCCACGGGAAAGAATAGGTGCAGAACCCCAAACATcagaaaataaaagttgaagTGGTGAAGTGGAACGAGAGGTGGAGTGATTGTATGGAAGTTGATGAAGCTTGGCTTGACAACAAGCAGAACACAAGTCAGGCGCAGAAGAAGACTTCACTGGGAGAGACACTTTTGAAATGATTCTTCGAACGAGTTGCATAGAAGGATGTCCAAGCTGTATGTGCCATTGTTGAGGTGAAACTCTAGTACCCATGTAAGCTTGAGGAGAAGAGGGTACTGAAGGAAACACATACATGCCATTCTTAGTGTTGCCTTGGAGCAAAGTTTGGTGAGTAAGGGAGTcctttacacaaaaataattggaattaaattcaaaaaagatattattatcaacacaaaattttctaactgaaactaaattttttgaaatggaAGGAACATGATAAAGCTTAGAGAGAAGAAGATTGCCATTGCTTGAGGGTACTGTGGTGCTACCGACATGCTGAATAGGAAGGGAGGTGCCATCACCGATACACACTTGATCCTCTCCTCTGTATTCTGTTGGGCTTATAGAGAGATTAGAAAAATCATGTGTGAAATGGTGTATTGCGGCTGAGTCAGGGTACCAACTGGAGTCAGCAGATGAAACCGAAGCAGGAGGGAGAGGAATAGCAGTGAAGTTGGCCGAGAGAGAAGAGGGTGGAGGAGATTGGTAACCATGATTAAATCTGTGATAACAAGTGAGTGTTGTATGTCCAGATCTGAGACATACTTGACAAGTGGGACGATTAGGAGAAAAAAGGTTGGGAGAAAACCGACCTCCATTACGACCTCTACCTCGACCTCGATAGTTACCTTTGCCTCGAGACATCCCATGACCACGATTGGAAGCAGCTTGTTGATTTTTGTAGGCAGCATTAGCAGAAAATTTCATAGCAACATTCAAAGCAGTATGTTGATGAGATAGTCATGCTTCATGTGTAAGTAGGTGGCTGTACACCTGAGGAGGACTAAGAGCATCCACTGGAGTAGTAATAGACGTAACCATGGACTCATAATCTGATCCCAAACCAGCCAAGAGAAAAGTTACAAAATCAGAGGATGACGAAGGTTTACCAGCAGCAAACAGTGTATCACGCAGTAGCTTTGCTTTTTGGTAGTAAGTAGCAACAGAGTCAAATCCCTTCTTGAGCATTGCTAGTTGATATTGTACGTGCATGGTCTGAGCTTGAGACTTTGCAGCAAAAAGATCTTCAAGGATAACCCATATCTGACGAGATGTAGTTGCATCTAAAACATGAGCAATCAAGTTTTCAGATAACGAGGAAATAAgaaccagtgttttaaatttcgtaccgtaccagccggtacggtcaaaatttttcgtttcggccgttcggccggtacaggtactatacctgtcccataccggcctgaatttcggcctgtaccagcctatatttcggccggtactgaccgatatttcggcctgtgtttttttttttttttcaaactacaagcttattttttaacccccaattcaaactagactatttataatttatatatatatatatgtatttatatataatttatttatatatagactattattttagaatataatttatatatatatttatatatataatttatttatatatcgactatcccgaaacgttatcccaaaacgctatcccgaaacagtaccgatactgaaatatttcgttccagtgccttgaccggtacatcgtccggtacggtattcaaaacattgataagAACACTTATGATGGCTTGGTCTTGTTGTTGCCAAAGTAAAAAATAAGGATTGGGTTTTGTAGAATTTTCGATAAACAGGTGGGGGGCATTACTGGTGCCATctacaaaaccaaataaattttgCCCTTTGAGGTAAGGCATGATCTGAGCCTTCCACAAGAGATAATTCTCATGATTTAGTTTTACAGTAACTAAGTGTGAAGAGAACGGAAGTGGATTAATGAACGGTTGAAatgtaggagtaggagtaggaggaggaggagggggatGCGGATTTGAGTCTGCCATTTTTAGGCGTTAGTCTTTAACCTGGCGCTCTGGATACCATAATGAAATAAAGGCTGTTGTGCAAGAATGGAAAATGTTCTGATAATTTTCTCATTGATCTCTTTCAGAACATTGATGATATTTATAagcaagaaaaagaatattcttTATAATAGAATTTACAGAGAATGATGGGAGAGTGACACGTGGATTGCTGGGACCATTCTTGAATGTTCTTGATTCGGATGCAGTGCAGGACCTTGTGTACGACAGTGCTTGAGGTGGAGACGTGGTGCAGGACAGTGCTTGAGGTAGTGCTTGAGGTGAATTCTTTGAGGTGGTGATATTGTTAACAGTAATGAAAATGACCTTAATCAAGTTCTCTCATGATGAGATCATATGCCCCATTTCCGTTGCTACCCTCACTTCCACCATCATAATGACGTAAACACAAGTGCGTTGTTGGTATATAGAGCATAAATATCTGTTTCGAAAGTTTCTCCTCACTACACACAGCTGCATGTTGCTGGACATCATTTTCTTGCCTTATGTACAAGAATCCACAATTTAACTCGTCAAGTGTAAGGGAAGGTCTGCTTACAAATCACTTAAGGGGAGGTATACCAGATCGTCGAGATGAGAACTGCTACAAGAAATCTAACTGACACATCGGCATGTAAAATCATTTATGCTGgacttttttaactattttatttctcttatacCTTACCAGATTTAAGTGCCCACATATCTATAATCTAGAAGTAAAATCAGCCAAATCGAATCATGATATTTCTATAGGCTATAATCATTTTACAATGCATGTAACATAGTCAAGCAAAGAAGTGTTTTATTATTTGGTATCTTTATTATATAGAGGATAATAAACAATGCGATAATGAGAGGAGCAGATGCAAAGCCACTAGAAAGCCAAGCTTTGGGAACAAGCATGCTTCAATCGTGTATCCAAAAAGGATAA
It contains:
- the LOC121235556 gene encoding uncharacterized protein LOC121235556, with protein sequence MADSNPHPPPPPPTPTPTFQPFINPLPFSSHLVTVKLNHENYLLWKAQIMPYLKGQNLFGFVDGTNATTSRQIWVILEDLFAAKSQAQTMHVQYQLAMLKKGFDSVATYYQKAKLLRDTLFAAGKPSSSSDFVTFLLAGLGSDYESMVTSITTPVDALSPPQVYSHLLTHEA
- the LOC121234898 gene encoding uncharacterized protein LOC121234898 isoform X1, translating into MLLSQFPCLTDIMRMQGDFDLNSVQIYPESLREALKKTMLSQEVIFRKQVEELHRLYMIQKTLMDNIAWIEFDRYNSRKASTQSSLLCSANLARYEAHMKETTISSIPMVDPKQSTSHMSLEGHQGFDYNLWQGPQDLQLPSDLYFSNVDPELKLSLSSAEGNWRERSAKRNWFDKKVPPCPHNIIDLEESILRVSNESEQHAPSFSYAALTTHSGGERETGFSILSDPVISCTVKKDLPDKIAHICPLLDDHKCCQEKNYLKKELKDFHFGTPSNNLSTKMRQPSLFKAAHLDLNKVQLDDSSCCSNDLLLAHPSTASSAHVFIELFGRVQEDNCASMTRIKENENCSNEASDILHQDDAVNSLIDSNSKSKVTEIWASTSKFNGLCGSEVGLCEDLGGHGSEPNNGNVGFLLEPSKNLLHDPNGMCIASGQMNFEKSEEDIIILASSSQSQSTVQGGRGNVSPASCKSQSNVDNDSSSVKTMQSGIELGSSNLSPFDQFSGNHVGCQVAETLSGNQDQRSFDSSESKHECLHNKEESSEADALIHWAAESLVHFSLEIASGNQDCPAKAELTEKKNEGRDQPQCSSDSFELIALNLKECNVDEYSVSSKPFEVNDMETTDFSSKLRRGRRLKDFQKDILPGLASLSRQEIREDINILEGVLRSREYRKIRARMADGQSWCAPVRSRRSRLNSVRRKKF
- the LOC121234898 gene encoding uncharacterized protein LOC121234898 isoform X2; amino-acid sequence: MRMQGDFDLNSVQIYPESLREALKKTMLSQEVIFRKQVEELHRLYMIQKTLMDNIAWIEFDRYNSRKASTQSSLLCSANLARYEAHMKETTISSIPMVDPKQSTSHMSLEGHQGFDYNLWQGPQDLQLPSDLYFSNVDPELKLSLSSAEGNWRERSAKRNWFDKKVPPCPHNIIDLEESILRVSNESEQHAPSFSYAALTTHSGGERETGFSILSDPVISCTVKKDLPDKIAHICPLLDDHKCCQEKNYLKKELKDFHFGTPSNNLSTKMRQPSLFKAAHLDLNKVQLDDSSCCSNDLLLAHPSTASSAHVFIELFGRVQEDNCASMTRIKENENCSNEASDILHQDDAVNSLIDSNSKSKVTEIWASTSKFNGLCGSEVGLCEDLGGHGSEPNNGNVGFLLEPSKNLLHDPNGMCIASGQMNFEKSEEDIIILASSSQSQSTVQGGRGNVSPASCKSQSNVDNDSSSVKTMQSGIELGSSNLSPFDQFSGNHVGCQVAETLSGNQDQRSFDSSESKHECLHNKEESSEADALIHWAAESLVHFSLEIASGNQDCPAKAELTEKKNEGRDQPQCSSDSFELIALNLKECNVDEYSVSSKPFEVNDMETTDFSSKLRRGRRLKDFQKDILPGLASLSRQEIREDINILEGVLRSREYRKIRARMADGQSWCAPVRSRRSRLNSVRRKKF